In Paenibacillus hexagrammi, the following are encoded in one genomic region:
- the gcvH gene encoding glycine cleavage system protein GcvH, protein MSQVQANLLYTKEHEWVEKLSDTLVRVGITDFAQDQLGDIVFVELPKVGTTITAEDSIGSVESVKTVSDIFSPVTGKVTNVNSTLEQSPELVNSNPFDQGWMVEVEISGAGALDGLLTAAEYEAYIG, encoded by the coding sequence ATGAGTCAAGTTCAAGCTAATTTGTTATATACCAAGGAACATGAATGGGTGGAAAAGCTTTCGGATACCTTGGTTCGTGTAGGTATTACAGATTTCGCGCAAGACCAGCTTGGAGATATCGTGTTTGTCGAGCTCCCGAAGGTGGGAACAACAATCACAGCCGAAGACAGCATCGGCAGCGTAGAGTCTGTGAAAACAGTATCGGATATATTTTCTCCGGTAACGGGCAAGGTAACGAACGTAAATAGTACCCTAGAGCAGTCTCCGGAGTTGGTCAACAGTAATCCATTTGATCAGGGATGGATGGTTGAAGTAGAAATTTCAGGTGCAGGAGCGCTCGATGGTCTCCTTACTGCGGCTGAGTACGAGGCGTACATAGGCTAG
- a CDS encoding sulfite oxidase-like oxidoreductase, with amino-acid sequence MLFGEKSQVHNDRVPPGQTLTQGWPVLHYGSVPHYKDMSQWDLKIFGEVEQDIALSFDEFMALPRKEFRNDIHCVTTWSKLDNVWEGVAVSEIMSNVRLRPEATHVMLHAEQGWTTNLPLQDFLMDTSFFGIKHGGEPLSPDHGYPVRMVVPHLYFWKSAKWLRGIEFMSKDKPGFWERNGYHMYGDPWLEQRYDFD; translated from the coding sequence ATGTTGTTCGGCGAAAAATCGCAAGTTCATAACGATCGCGTGCCGCCAGGGCAGACGCTTACCCAGGGCTGGCCGGTTCTTCATTACGGCTCCGTTCCTCATTACAAAGACATGAGCCAATGGGATTTGAAAATATTCGGCGAAGTGGAACAAGATATTGCATTGTCCTTCGACGAATTTATGGCTTTACCTCGAAAGGAATTTAGAAACGACATTCACTGCGTAACGACTTGGTCCAAATTAGATAATGTATGGGAAGGTGTTGCGGTTTCCGAAATCATGAGCAATGTGCGGCTGCGTCCTGAGGCAACACATGTAATGCTGCATGCTGAGCAAGGCTGGACGACGAACCTTCCGCTCCAAGACTTTCTTATGGATACGTCTTTCTTTGGCATTAAGCACGGCGGTGAGCCATTGAGTCCGGACCACGGTTACCCGGTTCGCATGGTTGTTCCTCATCTTTATTTCTGGAAAAGCGCCAAGTGGCTGCGCGGTATCGAATTTATGTCCAAAGATAAGCCTGGTTTCTGGGAGCGCAATGGGTACCATATGTATGGAGATCCTTGGCTCGAGCAAAGATACGATTTTGATTAA